A section of the Streptomyces xinghaiensis S187 genome encodes:
- a CDS encoding helix-turn-helix domain-containing protein has product MSGSGELGRALRGWRDRMPPAAVGMPAGGGRRAAGLRREEVAQLAGLSVDYLIRLEQGRATSPSAQVLAALARALRLTAAEREHLYLLAGRPAPGPGQVPAHVPPGVRRLLGQLDGAPLSVYDAAWNLVLWNRWWAALIGDPSEHRGREGNVAWRQFTGPRSRISHTPEQKARFEAALFADLRVAAVRYPADAALRSLIRDLRESGTGFAELWDTGAVGVHETHTKTVRHPEAGTFTFDCDLLTAPGSDLRIVAHTAAPGSDAAGRLRLLDVIGTRVMTGNGDRE; this is encoded by the coding sequence GTGAGCGGATCCGGGGAACTGGGCAGGGCCCTGCGCGGCTGGCGCGACCGTATGCCGCCCGCGGCGGTGGGCATGCCCGCGGGCGGAGGGCGGCGGGCCGCCGGGCTGCGCCGCGAGGAGGTGGCGCAGCTCGCCGGCCTGTCGGTGGACTACCTCATCCGCCTGGAACAGGGCCGGGCCACGTCCCCGTCGGCGCAGGTGCTGGCCGCGCTCGCCCGCGCTCTGCGGCTGACGGCGGCCGAGCGGGAACACCTGTACCTCCTCGCGGGCCGGCCGGCACCGGGCCCCGGGCAGGTGCCGGCCCACGTCCCGCCGGGGGTCCGCAGACTGCTCGGGCAGCTGGACGGCGCACCGCTGAGCGTGTACGACGCGGCCTGGAACCTGGTCCTGTGGAACCGCTGGTGGGCCGCGCTGATCGGTGACCCGTCCGAGCACCGCGGACGCGAGGGCAACGTCGCCTGGCGGCAGTTCACCGGCCCGCGGAGCCGGATCAGCCACACCCCCGAGCAGAAGGCCCGGTTCGAGGCGGCCCTGTTCGCCGACCTCAGGGTGGCGGCCGTCCGCTACCCCGCCGACGCCGCCCTGCGCTCCCTCATCAGGGACCTGCGGGAGTCCGGCACCGGCTTCGCGGAGCTCTGGGACACCGGAGCCGTGGGCGTGCACGAGACGCACACCAAGACCGTCCGCCACCCCGAGGCCGGAACGTTCACCTTCGACTGCGATCTGCTCACGGCCCCCGGCAGCGATCTGCGCATCGTGGCCCACACCGCCGCTCCCGGCAGCGACGCCGCCGGCCGGCTCCGGCTCCTCGACGTCATCGGCACCCGGGTCATGACCGGGAACGGCGACCGGGAGTAG
- a CDS encoding SDR family NAD(P)-dependent oxidoreductase — protein MTTTLITGANKGLGFETARRLAGAGHTVYVGARDAGRGSAAATRLGARFVRLDVTDEDSVKAAAEAVRAEAGRLDVLVNNAGIAGAGKLGRVGEVTGTDMMTTFDTNVFGVVRVTHAFLPLLEASDAPVVVNVGSGLGSRAATNDPGRMESRVTVLDYNSSKAALVMVTSQYAKAFPAIRFNAVDPGFTATDLNGHQGTRSVEEGAEIIVRMATVGADGPTGGFFDSTGEAAW, from the coding sequence ATGACCACCACACTGATCACCGGAGCGAACAAGGGCCTCGGCTTCGAGACGGCCCGCCGCCTGGCCGGGGCCGGGCACACCGTGTACGTCGGGGCGCGCGACGCCGGCCGGGGCAGTGCGGCGGCCACGCGGCTCGGCGCCCGCTTCGTCCGGCTGGACGTGACCGACGAGGACTCCGTCAAGGCGGCCGCCGAGGCCGTCCGCGCCGAGGCCGGGCGCCTCGACGTGCTGGTCAACAACGCCGGGATCGCGGGCGCGGGGAAGCTCGGCCGGGTCGGGGAGGTCACCGGGACGGACATGATGACCACGTTCGACACGAACGTCTTCGGCGTCGTGCGGGTCACGCACGCCTTCCTGCCGCTGCTGGAGGCGAGTGACGCCCCGGTCGTCGTCAACGTCGGCAGCGGGCTGGGCTCGCGGGCGGCGACCAACGACCCCGGCCGGATGGAGTCCCGGGTGACGGTGCTGGACTACAACTCCTCCAAGGCCGCGCTGGTCATGGTCACCTCCCAGTACGCCAAGGCGTTCCCCGCCATCCGGTTCAACGCCGTCGACCCGGGCTTCACCGCCACCGACCTCAACGGCCACCAGGGCACCCGGAGCGTCGAGGAGGGCGCGGAGATCATCGTCCGGATGGCCACCGTCGGCGCCGACGGCCCGACCGGCGGCTTCTTCGACAGCACGGGCGAGGCCGCCTGGTAG
- a CDS encoding transglycosylase SLT domain-containing protein: MRVPTFSGNSTRLAKPHKISAAGLAAVSVASLAFAAAPGSASGADKAETARTLPAAYSVQADTGQDEKKTGSLFAAAGTEDKGSAGAGNALLKTVEPPADKGDAKKDAPKTEAVKNAEAKAEAERATEQAAGRSAERAAPAPAAEPAAPAPQTYEDNLDGWIREAMTIMDKHGIPGSYEGIHRNIMRESSGNPQAINTWDINAKNGIPSKGLLQVIQPTFDAYHVEGTANDLYDPVANIVAACNYAADRYGSMDNVDSAY; encoded by the coding sequence ATGCGCGTCCCCACCTTCTCCGGTAACAGCACCCGACTCGCCAAGCCCCACAAGATCTCGGCAGCCGGCCTGGCCGCGGTGAGCGTCGCCTCCCTGGCCTTCGCGGCCGCCCCCGGCTCCGCTTCCGGTGCCGACAAGGCCGAGACCGCCCGTACCCTCCCGGCGGCCTACTCCGTCCAGGCGGACACCGGCCAGGACGAGAAGAAGACCGGTTCGCTGTTCGCCGCGGCCGGGACCGAGGACAAGGGCTCCGCCGGTGCCGGGAACGCTCTCCTGAAGACGGTGGAGCCCCCGGCCGACAAGGGCGACGCCAAGAAGGACGCCCCCAAGACCGAGGCCGTGAAGAACGCCGAGGCCAAGGCCGAGGCGGAGCGTGCCACCGAGCAGGCCGCCGGCCGTTCGGCCGAGCGCGCGGCCCCCGCTCCGGCCGCCGAGCCGGCCGCCCCGGCCCCGCAGACCTACGAGGACAACCTCGACGGCTGGATCCGTGAGGCCATGACCATCATGGACAAGCACGGCATACCCGGCAGCTACGAGGGCATCCACCGCAACATCATGCGGGAGTCCAGTGGTAACCCGCAGGCCATCAACACCTGGGACATCAACGCCAAGAACGGCATCCCGTCCAAGGGCCTGCTCCAGGTGATCCAGCCCACCTTCGACGCCTACCACGTCGAGGGCACGGCGAACGACCTGTACGACCCGGTGGCCAACATCGTCGCGGCCTGCAACTACGCCGCCGACCGGTACGGCTCCATGGACAACGTCGACTCGGCCTACTGA
- a CDS encoding response regulator — MAPERTTVRVLLVDDHQVVRRGLRTFLEVQDDIEVVGEASDGDEGVTRAEELRPDIVLMDVRMPGTDGIEALRKLRELENPARVLVVTSFTEQRTVVPALRAGASGYVYKDVDPDALACAIRSVHAGHTVLQSEVAGALLAQEGDRAGQGRAGVLTDRERDVLGLLADGRSNREIARALVLSEKTVKTHVSNILMKLDVSDRTQAALWAVRHGLTA; from the coding sequence GTGGCGCCTGAGAGAACCACCGTCCGCGTCCTGCTGGTCGACGACCACCAGGTCGTACGGCGCGGCCTGCGGACCTTCCTGGAGGTCCAGGACGACATCGAGGTCGTCGGCGAGGCGTCCGACGGCGACGAGGGCGTGACCCGCGCCGAGGAGCTCCGCCCCGACATCGTCCTGATGGACGTCAGGATGCCCGGCACCGACGGCATCGAGGCGCTGCGCAAGCTGCGCGAGCTGGAGAACCCCGCCCGGGTGCTCGTCGTCACCAGCTTCACCGAGCAGCGCACCGTCGTCCCGGCCCTGCGCGCCGGCGCCTCCGGCTACGTCTACAAGGACGTCGACCCCGACGCGCTCGCCTGCGCCATCCGCTCGGTGCACGCCGGTCACACCGTCCTGCAGTCCGAGGTGGCCGGGGCCCTGCTCGCCCAGGAGGGCGACCGGGCCGGCCAGGGGCGCGCCGGTGTGCTCACCGACCGGGAGCGGGATGTCCTGGGGCTGCTGGCCGACGGCCGGTCCAACCGGGAGATCGCCCGCGCGCTGGTGCTCTCCGAGAAGACGGTCAAGACGCATGTCTCCAACATCCTGATGAAGCTCGACGTGTCGGACCGCACCCAGGCCGCACTCTGGGCGGTACGCCACGGCCTCACCGCCTGA
- a CDS encoding GAF domain-containing sensor histidine kinase, with protein MTTGPVPPSGLAAVSEALLAMSRHLEVRDVLKTIVVSARDLLDAEYAALGVPDDHGGFAQFVVAGVSDEQWKAIGPLPRQHGILAAMLRDATPQRLADVRADPRFEGWPEAHPDMSDFLGLPVADGDEVLGAIFLANKRCPLPRTERDCGFTAEDEALLSILAQHAAIALTNARLYERSRELTIAGERARLAHELHDAVSQKLFSLRLTAQAAAALLRRDPDRAREELQQVAALAAEAAEELRAAVVELRPAALDEDGLVATLRAQARVLDRAHSARVVFRSSGVRALPAAQEEALLRVAQEALHNALRHAGPTRVDITLDRHGQGALLRVADDGTGFDPTAVRRAGRHLGLVSMRDRANGVGGGLTVESAPGKGTVIEMEVPGGA; from the coding sequence ATGACCACCGGCCCCGTCCCCCCGTCGGGACTCGCCGCGGTGAGCGAGGCCCTGCTCGCCATGAGCCGCCACCTCGAAGTCCGCGACGTCCTCAAGACGATCGTCGTCTCCGCGCGCGACCTCCTCGACGCCGAGTACGCCGCCCTCGGCGTCCCCGACGACCACGGGGGCTTCGCCCAGTTCGTCGTCGCGGGCGTCAGCGACGAACAGTGGAAGGCCATCGGCCCGCTGCCCCGCCAGCACGGCATCCTCGCCGCGATGCTCCGGGACGCCACCCCGCAGCGCCTCGCCGACGTCCGCGCCGACCCCCGCTTCGAGGGCTGGCCGGAGGCCCACCCCGACATGTCCGACTTCCTCGGCCTCCCGGTGGCCGACGGCGACGAGGTCCTCGGCGCCATCTTCCTGGCCAACAAGCGCTGTCCGCTGCCCCGCACGGAGCGTGACTGCGGTTTCACCGCCGAGGACGAGGCCCTGCTGTCGATCCTCGCCCAGCACGCCGCCATAGCCCTCACCAACGCCCGCCTCTACGAGCGCAGCCGCGAGCTGACCATCGCCGGCGAGCGCGCCCGGCTCGCCCACGAACTGCACGACGCCGTCTCGCAGAAGCTGTTCTCGCTGCGGCTCACCGCACAGGCCGCCGCCGCGCTCCTCCGCCGCGACCCCGACCGCGCGCGGGAGGAGCTCCAGCAGGTCGCCGCCCTCGCCGCCGAGGCCGCCGAGGAACTCCGCGCCGCCGTCGTCGAACTGCGCCCCGCGGCCCTCGACGAGGACGGCCTCGTCGCCACCCTCCGCGCCCAGGCCCGGGTACTCGACCGCGCCCACAGCGCACGCGTCGTCTTCCGCTCCTCCGGGGTGCGGGCCCTGCCCGCGGCCCAGGAGGAAGCCCTGCTCCGGGTGGCGCAGGAAGCCCTGCACAACGCGCTCCGGCACGCCGGCCCCACCCGCGTCGACATCACCCTCGACCGGCACGGCCAGGGCGCCCTGCTGCGCGTCGCCGACGACGGCACCGGCTTCGACCCGACCGCCGTCCGCCGCGCCGGACGCCATCTGGGCCTGGTCTCCATGCGGGACCGGGCGAACGGCGTGGGCGGCGGCCTGACCGTGGAGTCGGCGCCCGGCAAGGGCACCGTGATCGAGATGGAGGTCCCCGGTGGCGCCTGA
- a CDS encoding chaplin, with amino-acid sequence MKTAKKAALVIAAAGAAIGAAPGAAFADSGAVGRATGSWGIGSGNLVQAPVEAPVNICGTTANVAGLFNPAAGNSCGDAGGSDATLLATPRSAGGGLDGGIAGLRGDESGLGAEAGPTVLRGDESGLGAEAGPARLSGDAEGLGLDSGIGSEGEGETRLLSDEEYNV; translated from the coding sequence ATGAAGACTGCCAAGAAGGCCGCCCTCGTCATCGCCGCCGCGGGAGCCGCGATCGGTGCTGCCCCGGGTGCCGCGTTCGCGGACTCCGGAGCGGTCGGCCGGGCCACCGGTTCGTGGGGCATCGGCTCCGGCAACCTCGTCCAGGCGCCGGTGGAGGCGCCGGTCAACATCTGCGGCACCACCGCCAACGTCGCGGGTCTCTTCAACCCCGCCGCCGGCAACAGCTGCGGTGACGCCGGCGGCTCGGACGCCACCCTCCTCGCCACCCCCCGGTCCGCGGGCGGCGGCCTCGACGGCGGAATCGCCGGCCTCCGCGGTGACGAGAGCGGCCTCGGCGCGGAAGCCGGCCCCACCGTGCTCCGCGGTGACGAGAGCGGCCTCGGCGCCGAGGCCGGCCCCGCCCGCCTCAGCGGTGACGCCGAGGGCCTCGGCCTGGACAGCGGAATCGGCTCCGAGGGCGAGGGGGAGACCCGCCTTCTGTCGGACGAGGAGTACAACGTCTGA